The Thermodesulfobacteriota bacterium genome includes a window with the following:
- the msrB gene encoding peptide-methionine (R)-S-oxide reductase MsrB, translating into MTKKVNRTEEEWKEMLTDEQHYVTRKKGTERPFTGKYHDHKEDGVYKCIGCGVELFMSQTKFDSGTGWPSFWEPASLDHVTTEADTSLGMMRTEVICSKCDAHLGHVFPDGPNPTGLRYCINSCALEFEKKQSDEESE; encoded by the coding sequence ATGACAAAAAAAGTGAATAGAACCGAAGAAGAATGGAAAGAGATGCTCACTGACGAGCAGCACTATGTAACAAGGAAAAAAGGAACAGAGAGACCCTTTACAGGAAAGTACCACGATCACAAGGAAGACGGAGTTTACAAATGCATAGGCTGCGGTGTGGAGCTCTTTATGTCTCAGACCAAATTTGATTCCGGAACAGGTTGGCCTAGTTTCTGGGAGCCTGCTAGTCTAGACCATGTTACAACTGAGGCTGACACAAGCCTTGGAATGATGAGGACTGAAGTCATTTGCAGCAAATGTGATGCACATCTTGGACATGTGTTCCCGGACGGTCCTAATCCTACAGGGCTTAGATACTGTATTAACTCATGCGCACTTGAGTTTGAAAAAAAACAATCAGATGAAGAAAGCGAATAG